The region CCCGGAAGGGGAATATCAGGGCCAGTTTCTCATCGACCAGCCCATTCATCTGCGCTGCGAAGAGGGCGCAATACTGAACGGGCAGGGCCAGGGACATGTCGTTGAGATAAGCGCGCCAGACGTTACCCTTGAAAACTGCACGCTAGTGGATTGGGGACAGAATCTGACTGAACTGGATGCTGGCATCTTCCTGCATCCGGAGGCCGACCGGGCGACATTGCAAGGCAACCGCCTGCGCGGCCCGGGTTTCGGAATCTGGATCGATCAGACCAGTGACGTACGCGTGATTGGCAACGATGTTCAGGGCGATAAGGGTATTCGCTCGCAAAACCGAGGGAACGGCATACACCTGTTCAGCACCAAGGGCGCCCGAGTAATCGACAACCAGGTGCGCCACACCCGGGACGGCGTGTATATCGGCAACTCAAACGGTAATCAGATTGAGGGCAATACGCTCGAAGACCTGCGTTATGGCGTGCACTACATGTTTTCCCACGACAACACCGTCATTGGCAATACCACGCGCAACACCCGCACCGGTTATGCGCTGATGCAGAGCCGTCAGCTGACCGTTACCGGCAACCGGTCCGAGCACGATCAGAACTACGGCATTCTGATGAACTACATCACCTACTCGACGATAAGTGACAACTTTGTCTCCTACGCCCATCAAGGCGACACGGGCGATACCATGATCTCGGGAGCCGAGGGGAAGGCGTTGTTCATCTATAATTCGCTGTTCAATACGATAGAAAATAACCACTTCGAAAACAGCGGCTTAGGTATACATCTTACGGCTGGTTCTGAGGATAACAAGATCAGCCGCAACGCCTTTTTGGCAAACCAGCAACAAGTGAAATACGTGGCGACACGCACCCAGGAATGGTCGGTCGATGGCCAGGGTAACTACTGGAGCGATTACCTGGGTTGGGATCGCGACAACGACGGGATTGGCGATGTGTCCTATGAACCAAACGACAACATTGACCGCCTGCTTTGGCTCTATCCCCAGGTGCGCTTGCTGATGAACAGCCCGGCCATCGAACTGTTGCGCTGGGTGCAACGCGTTTTCCCGGTCACCAAATCGCCGGGCGTGCAGGACAGTCATCCGCTCATGAAGCTACCGGCGGACAGTCCGGCACTGGCTCAGGAAACCACCCGATGAATGCAGTTGAAATCCAGAATCTCACCCAGCGCTACGGCGCCATGACCGTGCTCGAGCAATTGGACCTCACGCTGGGCGAGGGTGAAGTGCTTGGCTTGTTCGGGCACAACGGTGCAGGCAAGACCACTACCATGAAGCTCATACTCGGCTTGCTCAACGCTACTGAAGGTCAGGTGCGGGTGCTGGGCCGCGAGCCGAACGATCCGCAGGTGCGTCGTACCCTGGGCTACCTTCCCGAAAACGTGACCTTCTACGGGCAGCTCAGCGGCAGGGAAACGCTGCGTCACTTTGCGCGCTTGAAAGATGCCGCACCCAGCCAGACAGACCAGTTGCTGGAGCAGGTCGGACTGAGTCATGCAGCGGACCGCAGAGTGCGTACCTATTCAAAAGGCATGCGTCAGCGTCTCGGGCTGGCCCAGGCCTTGCTCGGCGAGCCCCGTCTGCTGCTGCTTGATGAGCCCACGGTGGGGCTGGATCCGGTTGCGACTGAAGATCTGTACAGCCTGATTGACGGGCTCCGCCAGCAAGGTTGCAGTGTCATTCTGTGTTCGCACGTATTGCCGGGTGTCGAGCGGCATATCGACCGCGGGGCCATCCTTGCCAGTGGGCGCTTGCAAGCGGTCGGTACGCTGGCAAGCTTGCGCCACGAAGCGGAACTGCCGGAGCGCATTCGCGTCAGCGGCGTGATCGACCGTGAGTCGTGGATGCAACGCTGGAATGCAGCAGGGCACCGCGCCACGCCGCTCGGCAATGATGGCATCGAAGTCGTAGCGCGTGGCGACCAGAAGCTTGATCTGCTCCGGCAGCTGCTTGCGGGCGAAAAACTGACCGACATCGAAATCCACCAG is a window of Pseudomonas sp. gcc21 DNA encoding:
- a CDS encoding ABC transporter ATP-binding protein, which translates into the protein MNAVEIQNLTQRYGAMTVLEQLDLTLGEGEVLGLFGHNGAGKTTTMKLILGLLNATEGQVRVLGREPNDPQVRRTLGYLPENVTFYGQLSGRETLRHFARLKDAAPSQTDQLLEQVGLSHAADRRVRTYSKGMRQRLGLAQALLGEPRLLLLDEPTVGLDPVATEDLYSLIDGLRQQGCSVILCSHVLPGVERHIDRGAILASGRLQAVGTLASLRHEAELPERIRVSGVIDRESWMQRWNAAGHRATPLGNDGIEVVARGDQKLDLLRQLLAGEKLTDIEIHQPSLTDLYRHYMDKANGVPA
- a CDS encoding nitrous oxide reductase family maturation protein NosD, translating into MCVLLYFSGAVQAAPQNITDLPLSADGDNRWLLPEGEYQGQFLIDQPIHLRCEEGAILNGQGQGHVVEISAPDVTLENCTLVDWGQNLTELDAGIFLHPEADRATLQGNRLRGPGFGIWIDQTSDVRVIGNDVQGDKGIRSQNRGNGIHLFSTKGARVIDNQVRHTRDGVYIGNSNGNQIEGNTLEDLRYGVHYMFSHDNTVIGNTTRNTRTGYALMQSRQLTVTGNRSEHDQNYGILMNYITYSTISDNFVSYAHQGDTGDTMISGAEGKALFIYNSLFNTIENNHFENSGLGIHLTAGSEDNKISRNAFLANQQQVKYVATRTQEWSVDGQGNYWSDYLGWDRDNDGIGDVSYEPNDNIDRLLWLYPQVRLLMNSPAIELLRWVQRVFPVTKSPGVQDSHPLMKLPADSPALAQETTR